The following are encoded in a window of Flavobacterium cupriresistens genomic DNA:
- a CDS encoding cellulase family glycosylhydrolase: protein MIVINNKNNYRAILIVSFIAINILVLFGMSEILGYLNSGADRSSMLHLEKETSDTYLPKVTWETFKNQGRRMENQTIQKIEKHYLFSYVIKNNALKNNVNDGIDDYFTESSRKQLEQIIAYNKAKKISIQSTTIEHHASLDFYSEDGQQVVFTDKNVVEFQNIYQDNKLITSVRDTANYKVLMLLEDGFWRIRHYVRMQKERSLVAVELNKKIYTVKGNEILKNGVTYIIKGINYYPKNSAWDMFGNKFNRDTIATDFEFITKAKLNTIRIFVPYEEFGKAEVSKEKLDKLKIVLDLAEEKKLAVIVTLFDFYGDYAPESWTLTHRHAEKIVTTFKDSKNVIAWDIKNEPDLDFQSRGEQNVKPWLEEMIATVKKFDPNHLVTIGYSNIASGEILKDKVDFVSYHYYEDISLFEDKFAVLEKATKKPLVMQEFGLSSNRGLWSWFGNSKEDQADYHKKMQSIFKKKQLAFVSWTLYDFPKVPDKVAGKWPWIKNKQKQFGFIDSEGKNKPSFLYINY, encoded by the coding sequence ATGATAGTAATTAATAATAAAAATAATTATCGAGCAATTTTAATAGTTTCATTTATTGCGATTAATATTTTGGTATTATTTGGAATGAGTGAAATTTTGGGCTACTTAAATTCGGGAGCAGATAGAAGTTCGATGCTGCATTTAGAGAAAGAGACTTCAGATACATATTTACCAAAAGTAACGTGGGAAACTTTCAAAAATCAAGGTAGACGAATGGAAAATCAAACCATCCAGAAAATTGAGAAACATTATTTGTTTTCTTATGTAATAAAAAATAATGCTCTTAAAAACAATGTCAATGATGGAATTGACGATTATTTTACAGAAAGTTCGAGAAAGCAATTAGAACAAATTATAGCCTATAATAAGGCCAAAAAAATTTCGATCCAGAGTACAACAATAGAACATCATGCATCCTTAGATTTTTATAGCGAAGACGGCCAACAAGTCGTTTTTACCGATAAAAATGTAGTTGAATTTCAAAATATTTATCAAGATAACAAGCTTATAACTTCTGTTAGGGATACCGCAAATTATAAGGTTTTAATGTTGCTTGAGGATGGTTTTTGGCGTATTCGACATTATGTTCGGATGCAAAAAGAAAGGAGTTTGGTTGCTGTAGAATTAAATAAAAAAATATACACGGTAAAAGGAAATGAAATTTTAAAAAATGGTGTTACCTATATCATAAAAGGCATTAATTATTATCCTAAAAATTCTGCTTGGGATATGTTTGGAAATAAATTTAATAGAGATACAATAGCTACTGATTTTGAGTTTATTACAAAAGCAAAACTCAATACGATTAGGATTTTTGTTCCTTATGAAGAATTTGGTAAAGCAGAGGTTTCAAAAGAGAAATTAGACAAGTTAAAAATAGTTTTAGACTTGGCCGAAGAAAAAAAACTAGCTGTAATCGTTACATTATTCGATTTTTACGGAGATTATGCTCCAGAAAGCTGGACTTTAACGCATCGGCATGCAGAGAAAATTGTAACGACTTTTAAGGACAGCAAAAATGTTATTGCTTGGGATATTAAAAACGAACCTGATTTAGATTTTCAATCGCGCGGGGAACAAAATGTAAAGCCGTGGTTGGAAGAAATGATTGCAACAGTCAAAAAATTCGATCCTAATCATTTGGTTACTATTGGATATTCTAATATTGCATCGGGAGAGATACTAAAAGATAAGGTAGATTTTGTATCGTATCATTATTATGAAGACATTTCGCTTTTTGAAGACAAATTTGCTGTTTTAGAAAAAGCAACCAAAAAGCCTTTGGTAATGCAAGAATTTGGGCTTTCATCCAACCGTGGACTTTGGAGTTGGTTTGGCAATTCAAAAGAGGATCAGGCCGATTATCATAAAAAAATGCAATCTATATTCAAAAAGAAACAACTTGCATTTGTGTCTTGGACTTTATATGATTTTCCAAAAGTTCCAGATAAAGTTGCTGGAAAATGGCCGTGGATAAAAAACAAACAAAAACAGTTTGGATTCATCGATTCTGAAGGAAAAAACAAACCTTCTTTTTTATATATAAATTATTGA
- a CDS encoding tetratricopeptide repeat protein: MNIKKEIVLVFCFLLGLSIQAQDMQEGFTNLEKGEFAQAEIFFSKILKIYPDNKTAKLCYGRAVGLNSSPEKATVIFSELLKTYPDDFEIQLNYAECLLWNKNFSEAKPYYFGLIAKHPESFPALLGYANTLSNLKEYKKALVYVNKALAVSVKNPNALVSKKYIRMGYSNQLVQQQDYNSALSLLDENFEDFPKDKETLMNKANIYLMTKDKKNATKAYQELAVTKKDSLFSLNGLSLVAHIAERDSEALSIAEKALKKSELIEDVKLQNETKERYVQALIWNKKYKEAAAKIKEYQISNPNENWVLALSATLGMYRSDFKESIADYQNILVNDAKSFDGNLGISNAYFADGEPLKAYEAVDTTLRIFENQKDAVGFLKKLNENFTPSVEEKFSYSFDNGKNEAYATNTVLNFPISTKWSFLGTYQYRKTENTITKNSATSNDFKLGAQWQFHSKINFNVLVGSSNARSFVSSYSQLLVDAFFKIKPLKLQDLEVGYKRDIQNFNADLVSREITADNFYFNYNIGTNFKLGWFTQYFYSTQSDSNQRNLLFTSLYYNFLSKPILKAGFNYQFIAFQKQVPTIYFSPSKFNAYEIFIDFLKDEKSAENNTIFYTLSAATGFQYIENDSKQSTYRVQAKFGCKFSDRFLANFYGVKSNIASATAAGFQYTEVGFRLRWMLTSKPIFQVKKNVE; the protein is encoded by the coding sequence ATGAACATTAAAAAGGAAATAGTCTTAGTTTTTTGCTTTCTCCTTGGATTATCAATTCAAGCGCAAGATATGCAAGAGGGTTTTACCAATTTAGAAAAAGGAGAATTTGCTCAAGCCGAAATTTTTTTCAGCAAAATTTTAAAGATATATCCAGATAATAAAACGGCAAAGCTATGTTACGGGAGAGCTGTCGGTTTAAATTCGAGTCCTGAAAAAGCCACAGTGATTTTTTCTGAACTACTGAAAACCTATCCAGATGATTTTGAAATCCAGCTTAATTATGCGGAATGCCTGTTATGGAATAAAAATTTTTCTGAGGCAAAACCGTATTACTTTGGTCTGATAGCAAAGCATCCCGAAAGTTTTCCGGCTTTGTTAGGTTATGCAAATACTTTATCTAATTTAAAAGAATATAAGAAAGCTTTAGTTTATGTAAATAAAGCTTTGGCAGTTTCTGTTAAAAATCCAAACGCCTTGGTTTCTAAGAAATACATACGCATGGGATACTCTAATCAACTGGTACAACAACAAGATTATAATAGTGCACTTTCTTTATTAGATGAAAATTTTGAGGATTTTCCGAAAGACAAGGAAACATTAATGAATAAAGCTAATATTTATTTAATGACCAAAGATAAAAAAAATGCAACCAAGGCATATCAAGAATTAGCAGTAACCAAAAAGGATAGTTTGTTTTCTTTGAACGGATTATCATTGGTTGCGCATATAGCCGAAAGAGATAGCGAAGCTTTATCCATAGCCGAAAAAGCATTAAAAAAGAGCGAACTTATTGAGGATGTAAAATTACAAAATGAAACAAAAGAGCGTTATGTTCAGGCATTAATTTGGAATAAAAAATACAAAGAAGCAGCAGCAAAAATTAAGGAATACCAAATTAGCAATCCCAATGAAAATTGGGTATTAGCACTTTCTGCAACTTTAGGAATGTATCGCAGTGATTTTAAAGAAAGTATTGCTGACTACCAAAATATATTGGTGAACGATGCAAAATCATTCGATGGAAACTTAGGAATATCGAATGCTTATTTTGCGGATGGCGAGCCATTAAAAGCTTATGAAGCGGTAGATACTACCTTAAGAATATTTGAAAACCAAAAAGATGCTGTCGGATTTCTAAAAAAATTAAATGAAAATTTCACACCAAGTGTAGAGGAGAAGTTCAGTTATTCATTTGATAATGGTAAGAATGAAGCCTACGCAACTAATACAGTTTTGAATTTTCCAATATCGACGAAATGGTCCTTTTTAGGGACTTATCAATACAGGAAGACCGAAAATACAATCACTAAAAATTCGGCAACATCGAATGATTTTAAGTTAGGCGCACAGTGGCAATTTCATTCCAAAATAAATTTTAATGTTTTAGTAGGTTCTAGTAATGCGCGATCTTTCGTTAGTAGTTATAGTCAATTGTTAGTAGATGCATTTTTCAAAATAAAGCCCTTAAAATTGCAGGATTTAGAAGTGGGTTACAAGCGAGATATTCAGAACTTCAATGCTGATCTGGTGAGTAGAGAGATAACAGCTGATAATTTTTATTTCAATTATAATATTGGCACTAACTTCAAATTAGGATGGTTTACACAATATTTTTATAGCACACAAAGTGATAGTAACCAGCGAAACTTATTATTTACATCATTGTATTATAATTTTTTATCAAAACCAATTTTGAAAGCAGGCTTTAATTATCAATTCATTGCCTTTCAAAAGCAAGTACCAACAATTTATTTTAGTCCAAGTAAATTTAATGCTTACGAGATTTTTATTGATTTTTTGAAAGATGAAAAATCGGCTGAAAACAATACGATCTTTTACACATTAAGTGCTGCAACAGGATTTCAATACATTGAAAATGATAGCAAGCAATCGACTTATCGTGTGCAAGCTAAATTTGGCTGTAAATTTTCAGATCGTTTTTTGGCTAATTTTTATGGTGTTAAAAGTAATATTGCGTCTGCTACAGCTGCTGGTTTTCAATATACAGAAGTAGGTTTCCGTCTTAGATGGATGTTAACATCTAAACCAATATTCCAAGTCAAGAAAAATGTGGAATAA
- a CDS encoding DUF2256 domain-containing protein, translating into MPFAWRKKLKKIWYEVKYCSDKCRISK; encoded by the coding sequence ATACCATTTGCATGGAGAAAAAAACTGAAAAAAATATGGTACGAAGTGAAATATTGCAGTGATAAATGCAGAATTAGCAAATAA